From Amphiura filiformis chromosome 20, Afil_fr2py, whole genome shotgun sequence, a single genomic window includes:
- the LOC140142144 gene encoding uncharacterized protein — MTDDSKLHIIEREMGRCNIPICGLAEVRWTGKGHFSLDDGHTVYYSAGSDRLKRNGVGFILSRETAKCVLGYNPISDRLITIRLQARPVNISVVQAYAPTSTADDETIDSFFHELQETINKIPNRDITIIMGISMPKLEMTWLTMMPLENGRTRNQLDYILIKRRWRSSVKVAKTYPGADCGSDHQLLVAEIRSKLKSVKRDTPPRRYDVNRINEQYRVEVRNSFQILLEQEEWTPNELWEQTKKAISTAAQNNLPKPKKTRSPWISEEVGTMADERRQVKARGILTEKDKRQDLFRAVKEITGKKTPKLDVIKDEDGEILTESDQIKQRWQQYCQGLYASKDGLGGETEPIEVDENEPDILRSEVVMAMKKMRTGKAPGYDDIPAELIKETGDEGVDVVHKLCNLLWKDKSWPIDWTRSIFLPLPKKGNTRECKNNRTISVISHASKIMLYITVERIKQHVRFPQSRPVLWKAEAQETK; from the exons ATGACAGATGATAGCAAACTGCACATTATAGAAAGAGAAATGGGGAGATGTAATATTCCGATCTGTGGATTAGCAGAAGTCAGGTGGACTGGCAAAGGTCATTTCTCTCTTGATGATGGACATACTGTATATTATTCTGCTGGCTCAGATAGATTAAAGAGGAATGGAGTAGGTTTCATTCTATCAAGAGAAACAGCAAAATGTGTCCTCGGCTACAATCCCATCAGTGACAGACTGATAACCATCCGTCTCCAAGCAAGACCTGTCAACATCTCAGTAGTTCAGGCATATGCTCCAACCTCAACAGCAGATGATGAGACAATTGATTCCTTCTTCCATGAACTCCAAGAAACCATCAACAAAATTCCTAATAGAGATATTACCATCATCATGGGGATTTCAATGCCAAAGTTGGAAATGACCTGGTTAACAATGATGCCGTTGGAAA ATGGGAGGACCAGAAATCAGCTAGATTACATCTTAATCAAACGAAGATGGAGGTCGAGTGTGAAGGTAGCAAAAACATACCCAGGAGCAGACTGTGGTTCAGATCACCAGCTTCTGGTTGCTGAAATTCGATCAAAGCTGAAGTCAGTCAAACGGGACACTCCTCCACGTAGATATGATGTTAATCGTATTAATGAACAGTACCGAGTGGAAGTCAGGAACTCTTTTCAGATACTCCTTGAACAGGAAGAGTGGACACCTAATGAATTATGGGAACAAACCAAGAAGGCAATCTCTACAGCAGCACAGAACAACTTGCCGAAACCAAAGAAAACCCGATCGCCATGGATATCAGAGGAAGTGGGTACAATGGCAGACGAAAGACGACAGGTGAAAGCAAGAGGCATACTAACGGAGAAGGACAAAAGGCA GGATCTCTTTAGAGCAGTGAAAGAAATCACAGGGAAGAAAACACCAAAGCTGGATGTAATCAAAGATGAAGATGGTGAAATTCTAACTGAGAGTGATCAAATCAAACAGAGGTGGCAACAGTACTGTCAAGGGCTGTATGCAAGTAAAGATGGTTTAGGAGGTGAAACAGAACCAATTGAGGTTGATGAAAATGAACCTGACATACTGAGATCAGAAGTGGTGATGGCAATGAAGAAAATGAGGACAGGTAAAGCACCAGGATATGATGATATCCCAGCAGAGTTGATCAAAGAAACCGGAGATGAAGGAGTGGATGTGGTGCACAAATTATGCAATCTTCTATGGAAAGACAAGAGCTGGCCGATAGACTGGACCAGATCAATATTCCTACCACTCCCCAAAAAGGGCAACACAAGAGAATGCAAAAACAACAGGACCATCTCTGTAATCTCCCATGCAAGTAAGATCATGCTGTACATCACGGTTGAGAGGATCAAACAGCACGTGAGATTCCCCCAGAGCAGGCCGGTTTTGTGGAAGGCAGAGGCACAAGAGACCAAATAG